The window TAAAAATTTGTAGGAGATATCCGTCTTCATCCCGATCCACCAAGATTCCCAGTTCAGCTAACTTATGAATTGGCTCATCAATTTTTCCTAGCCGTGCTTCCAAGTCGTCGTAATAACTTCTCGGTATGCGAATAAATTCGATTCCCGCCGTCTGCATCTGAGAAACGGTTTCGATAATGTTATTAGTTCTGCAAGCAATGTGCTGCACTCCTGGGCCTTGGTTATATTCTAGGTATTCTTCAATTTGCGATTTCCGTTTGCTTTTAGCGGGTTCGTTAATAGGTATTTTGATTTTGCCAGTCTGATCTTGCATCACGATGGATATCAAAGCCGAGTACTCAGTCGAAATGGTCTGATCGTCAAAATGTTTCAAGAGATTGAAATCCATCGTCTCCGCAAAAAATTGCACCCATCGATCCATTTCTCCTAACTCAACGTTGCCAACAACATGGTCAATGTTAAGCAGTCCGACTCCGTTGTTATGGCGTATCCCTGAAGACAGATTATCGCTGGATGGCTTATTACTATATCTAGGTACAAAACCAGGAGCAAATATACCTCGATAATCGCTTCGTTCGACAAATTTGATTAATGTATCTCCAAAACCTTGAATCGCCGCGTAGCAAAATAGTCCGTATCCGTCCTCTTCTTCTGTCGGCGCGATCGCACTGACGGCCCCCCTAGCTGTCGTCTCTTTATAAGCACTGACGGCGTCTGGAACTTCCAATGCGATAATGGCAACTCCATCGCCGTGCTTCAGCGCACTTTGGCAAATTGGGTGATTGGGACTCAATCCCGTGCTTAAAACAAATCGAATGTCTCCTTGTTCTACCACATAAGAAGCGACGTCCCGGCTACCGGTTTCTAACCCTCGATATGCTGTAATGGTAAAACCCAAAAACTGGGAATAAAACAGCGCTGCCTGTCTAGCGTTTCCCACATAGAATTCTATGTGATCAAATCGCTTTATAGGGCAAAAATTATTCATGGTAACTATTCATGATATAAAATGACGATAGCAGAAGAATAATAATTGCAACCCCTAAAAAAATATACCTTGATATAGATGTTTTAATTTGACACCTTGTTTTATAATTTTTATTTTTGGAGCTAAGATTTTCTGCCTTTGAGCAAATACGTGGTCATCTCGCCTTTGCCTTTGACTGGAATGATACCTCGCTCTTCAAAAATAAATTGGTCTCGTAATCGTTCATAGGTTTGTGCCGTAACTTGGATAGTACCAGGAATGCCGAGAGATTCCATCCGACTCGCAGTATTGACGGTATCACCCCACAGATCGTAACTGAATTTTTTGAGTCCAATCACGCCCGCGACAACTGAACCCGAATTGATCCCAATTCGCATTTTAAAGGATTCACCCGTTTCAGCATTGACCTGAGTCAGGGATTGTTGCATATCAAGAGCCATTTGGGCGATCGCACTGGTATGATCCGGTCGGGGCATGGGGAGACCGGCGACTACCATATAGGCATCACCAATGGTTTTAATTTTCTCTAAATCATGTTTCTCCGCAAGTTTATCAAACCCTGAGAAAATCACATTCAAAACCTCAACTAACTCTTTTGCCGAGCGTCGGTTTGAAAACTCAGTAAAACCAACGAGGTCAGCAAATAAAACACTCACTTCTTCAAAACTATCAGCAATCGTGCTTGGCTCCAGTTTCAATCGTTCGGCAATGGGTTTCGGTAAAATATTGAGTAGCAAATTTTCTGTTTGTTCCTGTTGGTAGTGCAGTGCTTCTTGCGCTACCTTGCGCTCAGTAATATCCGATTGAATCCCGACAAAATGCGTGAGGTTGCCCTCTGCATCATAGATGGGTGAAACACTTAACTCATTCCAGAACAGTGTCCCATTTTTACGATAATTGGATAATATAACCTTGCAGCCCTTCCCTTCTCGGATTGCCTCGCGGAGTTCATTGAGGGCCGGTTGATCGGTGTCTTTTCCTTGCAGAAAACGACAGTTTCGTCCCACTACTTCTTCAGCCTGGTAGCCCGTTAGTCGCTCAAAGGCCGGATTGACGTAAGTAATGGGCATGTCAGGCTTTCTGGCATCAGCGATGACAATACCATCACTACTTGCGGCGATCGCTTGGTTTGAGAGTCGCAGTTCCTCTTCTTTTTGCTGACGTTCCCTAATCTCCGCTTGCAGTCTTTTATTTTGCTCAACCAGGCTACAATTTAGGTTCCGGATCGTTAAGTGAGTCGTAATCCGCGCTTTCAAGACTTCTTCCTGAATCGGCTTAGTGATATAGTCTACTGCCCCGACATTAAAACCTTTGACTTTATCTTCTGTATCAGAAAGCGCTGTCATAAAAATGACTGGAATGTCTTGGCTTGCCTCATTCGCTTTTAGACGACGGCAGATTTCAAACCCATCAATTCCCGGCATCATCACATCTAAAAGAATGAGATCGGGATGTGATTCTTCGACAATCTGAAGAGCAATTTTGCCATTCTGCGCCACTAAGACGGTAAAATCAGAATCACTCAAAAAAAAGAACAGCAAATCCAATGTATCTGGGTTGTCGTCAACAATTAAAATGACGCCTTTTTCGTCACTGCCAAGGCTCATTTATCAGTTCCTCTATAATCTTTGGACAACCTAACAGATTCTTCTTTCCTGAGACGCTGACACTCGCAACAGCGTACTCCAGAACCAAAGGCATAAATCTTGTATCCAACTGCACTGCTAAAGCTACAGGTTCAAGAAAAGCTCCCTGATAGGATCTATGATAGCTAGCTCCATCTGACGCGAGGTAAGTCCCCACCCCCAATTTATGGCTGCCAGTTTTGTCCAAATTACTTTCAGCCAACCGCTGACGCTGGCGTTTCCACTTGAGACAAGTCTGCCAATCG of the Allocoleopsis franciscana PCC 7113 genome contains:
- a CDS encoding adenylate/guanylate cyclase domain-containing protein, with product MSLGSDEKGVILIVDDNPDTLDLLFFFLSDSDFTVLVAQNGKIALQIVEESHPDLILLDVMMPGIDGFEICRRLKANEASQDIPVIFMTALSDTEDKVKGFNVGAVDYITKPIQEEVLKARITTHLTIRNLNCSLVEQNKRLQAEIRERQQKEEELRLSNQAIAASSDGIVIADARKPDMPITYVNPAFERLTGYQAEEVVGRNCRFLQGKDTDQPALNELREAIREGKGCKVILSNYRKNGTLFWNELSVSPIYDAEGNLTHFVGIQSDITERKVAQEALHYQQEQTENLLLNILPKPIAERLKLEPSTIADSFEEVSVLFADLVGFTEFSNRRSAKELVEVLNVIFSGFDKLAEKHDLEKIKTIGDAYMVVAGLPMPRPDHTSAIAQMALDMQQSLTQVNAETGESFKMRIGINSGSVVAGVIGLKKFSYDLWGDTVNTASRMESLGIPGTIQVTAQTYERLRDQFIFEERGIIPVKGKGEMTTYLLKGRKS
- the hppD gene encoding 4-hydroxyphenylpyruvate dioxygenase, with amino-acid sequence MNNFCPIKRFDHIEFYVGNARQAALFYSQFLGFTITAYRGLETGSRDVASYVVEQGDIRFVLSTGLSPNHPICQSALKHGDGVAIIALEVPDAVSAYKETTARGAVSAIAPTEEEDGYGLFCYAAIQGFGDTLIKFVERSDYRGIFAPGFVPRYSNKPSSDNLSSGIRHNNGVGLLNIDHVVGNVELGEMDRWVQFFAETMDFNLLKHFDDQTISTEYSALISIVMQDQTGKIKIPINEPAKSKRKSQIEEYLEYNQGPGVQHIACRTNNIIETVSQMQTAGIEFIRIPRSYYDDLEARLGKIDEPIHKLAELGILVDRDEDGYLLQIFTQPVQDRPTLFFEIIERHGSEGFGEGNFKSLFEAIEREQAVRGNL